One Microcoleus sp. FACHB-831 DNA segment encodes these proteins:
- a CDS encoding 16S rRNA (cytosine(967)-C(5))-methyltransferase has product MQNPRQLAFLALRDVHRGAYADVALDRVLHSSDLSASDRRLLTELVYGSVRRMRSLDSLIDQLGKKKASQQPPDLRTILHLGLYQLRYQERIPPSAAVNTTVQLAKENGFSGLTGVVNGLLRQYIRLTQVRSPESGVESSKSETPLSTHSDPLTLPQNPVQRLGILHSFPDWIVELWLEQIGEAETEQLCEWFNQSPTIDLRVNRLRADIETVEAALQSAGVLTSRISHLPDALRLIGSMGAIQKLPGFSEGWWTVQDSSATLVGYLLDAQPGEMVIDACAAPGGKTTHIAEMMGDSGKVWACDRTSSRLRKVKENAQRLHLNSIQILTGDSRNLPQFTNSADRVLLDAPCSGLGTLHRRADARWQKTPATVEELSTLQGELLKQVATWVKPGGILVYATCTLHPMENEAVIQPFLDHHPGWQIEAPPENSPAAGFTTPDGWIKVWPHRHHMDGFFMVRLKQGVGL; this is encoded by the coding sequence ATGCAAAATCCTCGTCAACTAGCATTTCTCGCTCTCCGAGACGTTCATCGGGGGGCTTATGCAGATGTAGCCCTCGATCGCGTGTTGCACTCTTCAGACCTGAGCGCAAGCGATCGCCGTCTGCTGACAGAATTAGTTTATGGGAGTGTCAGGAGGATGCGATCGCTCGATTCTCTCATCGATCAACTAGGCAAAAAGAAAGCCTCACAACAACCTCCAGACCTCCGCACGATTCTACATCTAGGCTTATACCAACTCCGCTATCAAGAGCGCATTCCCCCCTCCGCCGCCGTTAATACCACCGTCCAACTAGCTAAAGAAAACGGATTTTCGGGACTCACAGGTGTCGTTAACGGTCTGTTGCGGCAATATATCCGTCTAACACAAGTCCGGAGTCCGGAGTCTGGAGTCGAGAGTTCTAAATCAGAAACTCCCCTCAGCACTCACTCAGACCCCCTGACGCTGCCGCAAAACCCAGTCCAGCGTTTGGGAATCTTGCACAGCTTTCCCGACTGGATTGTGGAATTGTGGCTAGAACAGATTGGTGAAGCGGAAACAGAACAACTTTGCGAATGGTTTAACCAATCCCCCACCATTGACTTGCGGGTGAATCGACTCCGCGCTGACATAGAAACAGTTGAAGCAGCGCTGCAATCTGCTGGTGTCTTAACAAGCAGAATTTCCCACTTACCAGATGCGTTGAGATTAATTGGCAGCATGGGTGCAATTCAAAAACTGCCTGGGTTCAGCGAGGGTTGGTGGACAGTGCAAGATAGCAGCGCAACTCTGGTGGGATACTTATTAGATGCCCAACCAGGTGAAATGGTAATTGATGCGTGTGCAGCGCCGGGGGGAAAGACAACCCACATTGCAGAAATGATGGGAGATAGCGGTAAAGTGTGGGCATGCGATCGCACTTCTTCCCGCCTCCGCAAAGTCAAGGAAAACGCCCAACGACTCCACCTCAACTCAATTCAAATCCTCACGGGCGATAGTCGCAACCTCCCCCAATTTACCAACTCAGCCGATAGAGTATTGCTAGATGCTCCCTGTTCGGGACTTGGAACCCTGCACCGTCGCGCCGATGCGCGTTGGCAGAAAACACCAGCAACAGTTGAGGAACTTTCTACTCTTCAAGGGGAACTATTAAAGCAGGTAGCCACTTGGGTGAAACCTGGAGGCATTTTAGTTTATGCAACCTGCACCCTGCATCCGATGGAAAATGAAGCCGTCATTCAACCTTTTCTCGACCATCACCCTGGCTGGCAAATCGAAGCGCCGCCGGAAAACTCACCAGCAGCAGGCTTTACAACCCCAGATGGCTGGATTAAAGTCTGGCCGCACCGTCATCATATGGATGGGTTCTTTATGGTGCGACTGAAACAGGGTGTAGGGTTGTAG
- a CDS encoding GerMN domain-containing protein, which produces MLLKRGLAIAIPNYPIKFQKPGGKMSIKYQSTLLSFGLLLTLISGSAMENKTSNFALALESNQSVKLAQVGQAKQNNQKPSAGVKQTQNRVKVFLPKNPKNNQNPSYVEPVLRTTQRGDVLKYSIEQVIAGPTSNEIKQGFLKPIQLRGSSNCGSDFTVSLSGSVARLKFCKTVISGGIGSDARAKGSLESTLKQFSTVKSVVILTNTGDCLGDQSGENFCLRGGRK; this is translated from the coding sequence ATGTTGCTCAAGCGCGGCTTGGCGATCGCTATCCCAAACTACCCTATCAAATTCCAGAAACCAGGAGGAAAAATGTCTATCAAATATCAGTCAACTTTACTATCTTTTGGCCTGTTGCTGACGCTTATCAGCGGTAGCGCTATGGAAAACAAGACCTCGAATTTTGCATTAGCGCTAGAGTCAAATCAGTCAGTAAAATTAGCGCAAGTTGGGCAAGCAAAACAAAATAACCAAAAACCATCAGCAGGGGTTAAACAGACCCAAAATAGGGTTAAAGTCTTTTTACCTAAGAACCCTAAGAACAATCAAAATCCCAGCTACGTTGAGCCAGTTTTGCGGACTACGCAAAGAGGGGATGTACTCAAGTATTCTATTGAACAAGTTATCGCTGGCCCTACCAGTAATGAGATAAAGCAAGGTTTTCTTAAGCCGATTCAGCTTAGAGGCAGTTCTAACTGTGGCAGTGATTTTACTGTCAGCTTATCAGGGAGCGTAGCTCGACTAAAATTCTGTAAGACGGTTATTTCTGGGGGGATAGGAAGCGATGCTCGCGCTAAAGGTTCTCTAGAGTCTACTCTGAAGCAGTTTTCTACTGTTAAATCAGTCGTGATTCTGACAAACACTGGCGACTGCTTAGGCGATCAAAGTGGGGAAAATTTCTGCCTTCGTGGGGGCAGAAAGTAG